The nucleotide window GTAGTGTGTTGATTAAGGTTTTCAACatgagaattttgaatttaaaaataaaagtaaaattatcaTTGAAACTTCTgccactaaaattttaataaatactgtaaaaatattagttaacaaaaatttataaattaagggtaagataatatttttgagtttacttataacaaattaaagtttcatttaagaatttattgttAGCTAATAAATTAGTACGTAtacaaagtaaaatttaaatttttaacacttatttaaataaattagtgaGTTAACTACTAAACTCTCCCAACTTGATTATTCTaacacttttatttaattacaaacaTAATACATATATGAGTAATTACTTAAATCAATAGTTAAGGATTTTAAAATTGGACATTTTATTCCCTAAGAAAAATTCATACATCAATCCCTAATATTTTACTTCGATAGTCAAATCAGTCTCCAGTTTATTTTCCGGCAGAGTGATTACCCAGATCAGTCCCCAAGAATTTTAAAAACGGACATTTTAGTCCTCAAGAAAAATTAATGTACAAATCAATCCCAACGTTTCTCTCCGTACGTTGGGATTGATttgtaaattaatttttcttgaggactaaaatatctatttttaaaatttttggggaCTGATCTGGGTAATCACTATGCCGGAAAATGAATTGTAAACTAATTTGTCGGTCGTAGTAAAATTTTAGGAAttgatctgtatattaatttttcttgagaCTAAAATATCCGATTTTAAAATCCTTGGACTGATTTGGTAATTACTCTACATATATAATAGCCCAAATTTATAGCCCAGTTCAAATTATAAACGGCCATGGCCCAAATTCTAGCCCAGCTCACAACGTGAATACCTACAGTAATATGACATATGGGCCAGTAGGTGATGAATTGGGAACCCTCTGGAAGTTGTCGAGTTGGTTCCTTTAGCATCAAAACAGTGTAAAGCAGTTACAAAAACGATTACGGAGAGAAAAGCCGTTGGTTGATGGTTGGGCGTGAAATGGCAGGGAATATGCTACCGGGAATACGAAGGGTGGTTGGAAGAAGTGGTTGTGACGGTTATAGAGGGTGGAGTAGATGGTTGAGCTCTAACATAGAGTCAGACGCATTGGTGGAAGTGAAGCCAGGGGAGGTTGGAATGATATCTGGTATTCCAGAACAACATCTAAGGAGAAGGGTATGCTAATAATGCTGTTATTGCCCTTTACTTCATTTATTGTTATCAAGTATGATTCAACTTCCGGGATTTTTGTACTTACAGGTCGTCATTTATTCCCCTGCAAGGACCGCATCCCAGCAAGGCTCAGGCAAAGTTGGAAAATGGAAAATGGATTTCTTAT belongs to Arachis duranensis cultivar V14167 chromosome 8, aradu.V14167.gnm2.J7QH, whole genome shotgun sequence and includes:
- the LOC107462723 gene encoding NADH dehydrogenase [ubiquinone] iron-sulfur protein 4, mitochondrial, whose product is MVGREMAGNMLPGIRRVVGRSGCDGYRGWSRWLSSNIESDALVEVKPGEVGMISGIPEQHLRRRVVIYSPARTASQQGSGKVGKWKMDFLSTQKWENPLMGWTSTGDPYSYVGEAALSFDSEAAARAFAEKHGWDYTVKKRHTPLLKPKSYADNFKWKGPDKTDDGHAY